A genomic segment from Actinoplanes sichuanensis encodes:
- a CDS encoding glycosyltransferase family 39 protein produces MESARRPYAWWPVGLIASAAVLLLLITADDYDYHRDELYFRILGEHPQWGYADQPPFTPMLVRLGIEMFGDNLWAIRVPAAALLGLTALVVAAIARETGGGTAAQALAASAVFGVFPLSSAHVTSTATPDLLVWAGVLFFVVRALLWDRPWAWVGAGIMAGLGLWNKHLVVLLLVCLAAGLLLAGPRSALRSRHVWYGVAAALVIGAPNLIYQVLNGFPQAEMAAAIAENKGDESRVMLLPLQFAFLALPPVWIAGLVVLVRDPRLRRLRALAVAYPLMLVVVLISAGQPYYTVGLLLGLYAIGAVAVARWATGRRGRQTLVAGAAVVMSAAAVVSSLPVIPEEDLAGTLPAEVNQTIADQVGWRDYVWQIGTVWAGLSAADQARSVLFTGNYGEAGALDRYGPSLRLPEVYSGHNTLHDYGPPPDAKKIVIAVVETPPEGLGTCTAKTTLRNSAGVENEEVGIPVYVCRMDRPWSLVWPELQHYD; encoded by the coding sequence ATGGAATCCGCCCGTCGGCCGTACGCCTGGTGGCCTGTCGGCCTGATCGCGTCAGCCGCCGTGCTACTGCTTCTGATCACCGCCGACGACTACGACTACCACCGCGACGAGTTGTACTTCCGGATCCTCGGCGAACACCCGCAATGGGGTTACGCCGACCAGCCGCCGTTCACACCGATGCTGGTCCGGCTCGGGATCGAGATGTTCGGCGACAACCTGTGGGCGATCCGGGTGCCGGCCGCCGCTCTGCTCGGGCTCACCGCGCTGGTGGTGGCGGCCATCGCCCGCGAGACAGGCGGCGGGACGGCCGCCCAGGCGCTCGCCGCGTCCGCCGTGTTCGGGGTCTTCCCGTTGTCGTCGGCGCACGTCACCTCGACCGCCACGCCCGACCTGCTGGTCTGGGCCGGTGTGCTGTTCTTCGTGGTCCGGGCGTTGCTCTGGGACCGCCCGTGGGCGTGGGTCGGCGCTGGGATCATGGCCGGGCTCGGCCTGTGGAACAAGCATCTCGTGGTCCTGCTCCTGGTCTGCCTGGCGGCGGGTCTGCTGCTGGCCGGGCCGCGGTCGGCGCTGCGGTCCCGACACGTCTGGTACGGCGTGGCCGCCGCACTGGTGATCGGCGCGCCGAACCTGATCTACCAGGTGCTGAACGGGTTCCCGCAGGCCGAGATGGCGGCGGCGATCGCGGAGAACAAGGGTGACGAGTCCCGGGTGATGCTGCTGCCGCTCCAGTTCGCGTTCCTGGCACTGCCTCCGGTGTGGATCGCCGGGCTGGTCGTGCTGGTACGCGATCCGAGGTTGCGGCGGCTGCGGGCGCTGGCGGTGGCGTACCCTCTGATGCTCGTCGTGGTGTTGATCTCGGCCGGGCAGCCCTACTACACCGTCGGGTTGCTGCTCGGGCTGTATGCGATCGGCGCGGTCGCGGTGGCCCGCTGGGCGACCGGCCGGCGTGGCCGTCAGACGCTGGTCGCCGGAGCGGCGGTGGTCATGTCGGCGGCCGCGGTGGTGTCGTCGCTGCCGGTGATCCCGGAGGAGGACCTGGCCGGGACGCTGCCGGCCGAGGTGAACCAGACGATCGCCGATCAGGTCGGCTGGCGGGACTACGTGTGGCAGATCGGCACCGTGTGGGCCGGGCTGTCGGCGGCCGACCAGGCCCGGTCCGTGCTGTTCACCGGCAATTACGGCGAGGCCGGGGCCCTCGATCGGTACGGTCCGTCACTGCGGTTGCCGGAGGTGTACAGCGGGCACAACACGCTGCACGACTACGGCCCGCCGCCGGACGCCAAGAAGATCGTGATCGCGGTGGTGGAGACGCCGCCCGAAGGGCTCGGGACCTGCACGGCCAAGACGACCCTGCGCAACTCGGCCGGCGTCGAGAACGAGGAGGTCGGCATCCCGGTCTACGTGTGCCGGATGGACCGCCCGTGGTCGCTGGTCTGGCCGGAGCTCCAGCACTACGACTAG
- a CDS encoding CynX/NimT family MFS transporter — protein sequence MVIQARPRAGGLFALTALLLAAVNLRLAVTSIGPVLTEIRAGLGMSATVAGLLTSVPVLCFASIGLAAPRLARRFGSARVVLGGLLLLAVGLTIRPYAGGPALFLLFSAVALAGIALVNVLLPSIVKDRFPDRVGTVTGLYSVALNIGATTAAAATVPITGAFDGDWRLGLACWSLAALLALPPWLLMARTRETATASDTPSAVRVSRHPVAWALAVYFGMQSTSAYVIIGWLPEIYRDAGLSPALAGVLFAVTSLLGVPLSFVLSSYAGRLRSQSGIALVLGLFGIAGWAGLWADPAAAPWVWAVLLGVVNAAFPLALTMIALRGRTPATVVQLSAFAQSIGYLFAIPGPILIGALHDASGGWRVPLALMVALMIPQIIAGMAAGRNRQI from the coding sequence GTGGTGATCCAGGCAAGGCCCCGGGCCGGTGGGCTGTTCGCGCTGACGGCGCTGCTGCTCGCCGCGGTCAACCTGCGGCTCGCGGTCACCAGCATCGGCCCGGTTCTCACCGAGATCCGGGCCGGGCTGGGGATGAGCGCCACCGTGGCCGGGCTGCTCACGTCCGTACCCGTGCTGTGTTTCGCCTCGATCGGTCTCGCGGCGCCCCGCCTCGCCCGCCGGTTCGGCTCCGCGCGTGTCGTCCTCGGCGGCCTGCTGCTCCTGGCGGTCGGCTTGACGATTCGGCCGTATGCCGGCGGCCCCGCGCTGTTCCTGCTGTTCAGCGCGGTCGCCTTGGCCGGGATCGCGCTGGTCAACGTGCTGCTGCCGTCGATCGTCAAGGACCGCTTCCCGGACCGGGTGGGCACCGTCACCGGCCTCTATTCGGTGGCGCTCAACATCGGCGCCACCACGGCCGCCGCCGCGACCGTGCCGATCACCGGCGCCTTCGACGGCGACTGGCGGCTCGGCCTGGCCTGCTGGTCCCTCGCCGCGCTGCTCGCCCTTCCCCCGTGGTTGCTGATGGCCCGCACGCGCGAGACCGCGACCGCTTCCGACACCCCTTCCGCGGTACGGGTGAGCCGCCACCCGGTGGCGTGGGCCCTGGCCGTGTACTTCGGCATGCAGTCCACCTCGGCCTACGTGATCATCGGCTGGCTCCCGGAGATCTACCGCGACGCGGGCCTGTCCCCCGCCCTGGCCGGTGTCCTGTTCGCGGTCACCTCCCTGCTCGGCGTGCCGCTGTCGTTCGTGCTGTCGTCGTATGCCGGCCGTCTCCGCTCCCAGAGCGGCATCGCCCTCGTGCTCGGCCTGTTCGGCATCGCCGGCTGGGCCGGGCTGTGGGCCGATCCGGCCGCCGCGCCGTGGGTGTGGGCGGTCCTGCTCGGCGTCGTCAACGCCGCGTTCCCGCTGGCCCTCACGATGATCGCGCTCCGCGGCCGGACACCCGCGACGGTGGTGCAGTTGTCGGCGTTCGCGCAGAGCATCGGCTACCTGTTCGCGATCCCGGGACCGATCCTGATCGGCGCCCTGCACGACGCCTCCGGCGGCTGGCGGGTCCCGCTGGCCCTGATGGTCGCCCTGATGATCCCGCAGATCATCGCAGGCATGGCCGCGGGCCGAAACCGCCAGATCTGA
- a CDS encoding siderophore-interacting protein — MANRPARPAHEGVVTRVEQLTPHMVRVVIGGDALTRIEAGQFTDHYIKVLFPLPGITYPEPFDQGVIRETLPREAWPVVRTYTVRKWLPEAGEMWVDFVVHGDEGIAGPWAAAAQPGDVIRFMGPGGGYAPDDTADWHLLAGDESALPAISAALERMPEGAKVRAFVEVAGPAEEQKIETLADAEITWLHRDAGESLVDAVRGLEFPAGRMQAFVHGEAGFVRDLRRFLRVEHGIPMSQLSISGYWRRGMNEDGWQSSKREWNEQVEREQEPAAAA; from the coding sequence ATGGCGAACAGACCCGCGCGACCGGCCCACGAGGGTGTGGTCACCCGCGTGGAGCAGCTGACCCCGCACATGGTGCGTGTCGTGATCGGCGGTGACGCTCTGACCCGGATCGAGGCCGGGCAGTTCACCGACCACTACATCAAGGTGCTGTTTCCGCTGCCCGGGATCACCTATCCGGAGCCGTTCGACCAGGGTGTCATCCGGGAGACGCTGCCGCGTGAGGCGTGGCCCGTCGTCCGGACCTACACGGTGCGTAAGTGGCTGCCCGAGGCGGGCGAGATGTGGGTCGACTTCGTGGTGCACGGCGACGAGGGCATCGCCGGCCCGTGGGCGGCCGCGGCCCAGCCCGGCGACGTGATCCGGTTCATGGGGCCGGGCGGCGGCTACGCGCCCGACGACACCGCCGACTGGCACCTGCTCGCCGGTGACGAGAGCGCACTGCCCGCGATCAGCGCCGCCCTGGAGCGGATGCCCGAGGGCGCCAAGGTGCGGGCGTTCGTCGAGGTCGCCGGGCCCGCCGAGGAGCAGAAGATCGAGACCCTGGCCGACGCGGAGATCACCTGGCTGCATCGGGACGCCGGCGAGTCGCTCGTCGACGCGGTCCGCGGTCTGGAGTTCCCGGCCGGGCGGATGCAGGCGTTCGTGCACGGCGAGGCCGGTTTCGTCCGTGACCTGCGCCGCTTCCTGCGGGTCGAGCACGGCATCCCGATGTCCCAGTTGTCCATCTCCGGCTACTGGCGGCGCGGGATGAACGAGGACGGCTGGCAGTCCAGCAAGCGGGAGTGGAACGAACAGGTCGAGCGCGAGCAGGAGCCGGCCGCCGCCGCGTGA
- a CDS encoding glycerophosphodiester phosphodiesterase, with amino-acid sequence MNHPFLDAPGPLAFAHRGGAADGDENTAEAFQRAVDMGYRYVETDVHATADGIPVVIHDERLDRVAGRRALVAELTWADLSSVRVGGAAAVPRLDEVLDAWPGIRFNVDVKADGVAEPAVAAVRATAAEDRVLLASFSDARLTRVRALAGPRVATSLGMRATTRLRLASTAGLRLRVPESVVAVQIPVRHGPVTVLTPRFLTYLHRLGLQAHVWTIDDPEEMIRLLDMGVDGIMTDRIEVLRDVYAARGFWPTDG; translated from the coding sequence GTGAACCACCCGTTCCTGGACGCACCGGGACCGCTAGCCTTCGCGCACCGCGGCGGTGCCGCCGACGGCGACGAGAACACCGCCGAGGCCTTCCAGCGAGCCGTCGACATGGGTTATCGGTACGTGGAGACCGACGTGCACGCCACCGCGGACGGGATTCCGGTCGTCATCCACGACGAGCGGCTCGACCGGGTCGCCGGGCGGCGGGCTCTGGTCGCCGAGCTGACCTGGGCCGACCTCTCCTCGGTACGGGTGGGTGGTGCCGCCGCCGTACCCCGCCTCGACGAGGTGCTGGACGCCTGGCCCGGGATCCGCTTCAACGTGGACGTCAAGGCCGACGGCGTGGCCGAGCCGGCCGTCGCCGCGGTGCGGGCCACCGCCGCCGAGGACCGGGTGCTGCTCGCCTCGTTCAGCGACGCCCGACTGACCCGGGTCCGCGCACTCGCCGGGCCCCGGGTGGCCACCTCGCTCGGTATGCGGGCCACCACCCGCCTGCGGCTGGCCTCGACCGCCGGTCTCCGGCTACGCGTGCCCGAGTCGGTGGTCGCCGTCCAGATCCCGGTCCGGCACGGCCCGGTCACCGTGCTCACTCCGCGATTTCTCACCTATCTGCACCGGCTCGGATTGCAGGCCCATGTGTGGACGATCGACGATCCGGAAGAAATGATTCGACTCCTCGACATGGGCGTCGACGGCATCATGACGGACCGTATCGAGGTGTTGCGCGACGTCTATGCCGCGCGCGGTTTCTGGCCCACTGACGGATAG